In Sander lucioperca isolate FBNREF2018 chromosome 12, SLUC_FBN_1.2, whole genome shotgun sequence, one DNA window encodes the following:
- the LOC118496404 gene encoding uncharacterized protein LOC118496404, whose product MASPQVYGEFCRATLAKIILFNRRRGGEVAKMQLKAFLEKDTSALHKDVAVGLTKFEQKLCKHFSRVEIRGKRGRKVAVLLSPDRVDSLTQLISKRKHCGVPEENKFLFARPHCLTPYRGQDCLRAYANECGAQNPELLRSTQLRKHVATLSQVLNLKNHEMDQVADFLGHDIRVHREHYRLPEATTQLAKISKLLLAMEKGSLTNLQGKTLDEIEIEDNIDFTDSELSEESDTEEDDNPPYPQTEMGKCS is encoded by the exons ATGGCATCACCACAAGTCTATGGTGAATTTTGCAGAGCAACTTTGGCAAAAATAATACTGTTCAACCGACGACGTGGAGGAGAAGTTGCAAAAATGCAACTAAAGGCTTTCCTAGAGAAGGACACATCTGCCCTCCATAAAGATGTTGCTGTTGGCCTGACAAAGTTTGAACAAAAACTTTGCAAACATTTCAGCCGTGTGGAAATTAGGGGCAAAAGAGGGCGAAAGGTTGCTGTGCTGCTATCTCCAGATAGGGTTGATTCATTGACACAACTCAtaagcaaaagaaaacactgtgGAGTACCAGAGGAGAACAAATTTTTGTTCGCAAGACCCCACTGTTTGACTCCTTACAGAGGACAGGACTGTTTAAGGGCTTATGCAAATGAGTGTGGCGCTCAGAACCCAGAACTCCTTAGGTCAacacagttacggaaacatgttGCAACCTTGTCCCAGGTCCTGAACCTCAAAAACCATGAGATGGACCAAGTTGCTGACTTCCTAGGCCATGATATTCGTGTCCACAGAGAGCATTACAGGCTTCCAGAAGCTACAACTCAGCTGGCTAAAATATCAAAACTGCTACTTGCTATGGAGAAAGGGTCCCTTACAAATCTTCAAGGCAAAACACTTGACGAGATTGAGATTGAAG ATAACATTGACTTCACTGATTCTGAACTAAGTGAAGAGAGTGACACTGAGGAAGATGATAACCCGCCATATCCACAGACAGAAATGGGCAAGTGCAGCTAA